The following coding sequences lie in one Myxococcus xanthus genomic window:
- a CDS encoding DNA alkylation repair protein, which yields MPKAMSLSQVMKLLESQGDEKVRQRYVRDGVVDNVFGVLLGKIRGLAATLGTNHGLGLELWGTGNHDARILACMLLEPAALTEKEARGLLEPLSNPTLVDELVGRVLVHAPVAPRLQGKWMDGRKELPRRAGWKLLAGRIARGLEKELDVGATLERIERELPDAPYRVKEGINFCLVWIGLHLPAYTSEASAIGERLGRWDPRPIPKGCTSSYAPEWIAAALALRKGEKTEARKAMDAAAKAKAPRGEGKPAVAKAKVASARKKSAAKNPSARTRAR from the coding sequence ATGCCGAAAGCAATGTCGCTGTCCCAGGTGATGAAGCTGCTCGAGAGCCAAGGTGACGAGAAGGTGCGCCAGCGCTACGTGCGCGACGGGGTGGTCGACAATGTCTTCGGCGTGCTGCTCGGCAAAATCCGTGGCCTGGCAGCGACGTTGGGGACGAACCACGGGCTCGGACTGGAACTGTGGGGGACCGGCAATCACGATGCGCGCATCCTCGCGTGCATGCTCCTCGAGCCCGCGGCGCTCACTGAGAAGGAGGCACGCGGGCTCCTCGAGCCACTTTCGAACCCGACCCTGGTCGACGAACTCGTCGGTCGCGTGCTCGTGCATGCGCCCGTCGCCCCGAGGCTTCAGGGGAAGTGGATGGACGGCAGGAAGGAGCTCCCTCGCCGCGCCGGATGGAAGCTTCTTGCCGGGCGCATTGCGCGAGGACTCGAGAAGGAACTCGACGTAGGCGCGACGCTCGAGCGCATCGAGCGTGAGCTTCCGGACGCACCGTACCGGGTGAAGGAGGGCATCAACTTCTGCCTGGTCTGGATCGGCCTCCACCTGCCCGCGTACACCTCGGAGGCCAGCGCCATCGGCGAGCGCCTCGGTCGCTGGGACCCGCGACCGATTCCGAAGGGGTGCACTTCGAGCTACGCACCGGAGTGGATCGCCGCGGCGCTCGCGCTGCGGAAAGGTGAGAAGACCGAAGCCCGAAAAGCGATGGATGCGGCCGCAAAGGCGAAGGCACCGCGCGGCGAAGGAAAGCCGGCAGTCGCGAAGGCGAAGGTCGCTTCGGCCAGGAAGAAGAGCGCCGCGAAGAACCCCTCCGCCAGAACGCGGGCGCGCTGA
- a CDS encoding response regulator: MTPPPVVLISDDEPLIVSALAREGKRSGLNCISDTTSERVLELAREHRPAVIILDINQHQDGRDLLAQLKQDPNTRDCKVIILSAVEDQFTRHVCFELGADDYEVKPFDPTFMTRVARLASSVARPRT; this comes from the coding sequence ATGACGCCGCCCCCCGTCGTCCTCATCTCCGATGACGAGCCCCTCATCGTCTCCGCCCTCGCCCGCGAGGGGAAACGGTCCGGGCTGAACTGCATCTCGGACACCACGTCCGAGCGCGTCCTGGAGCTCGCCCGCGAACACCGGCCGGCCGTCATCATCCTGGACATCAACCAGCACCAGGACGGCCGGGACCTGCTCGCCCAGCTCAAGCAGGACCCCAACACCCGCGACTGCAAGGTCATCATCCTCAGCGCCGTCGAGGACCAGTTCACCCGCCACGTCTGCTTCGAGCTCGGCGCCGACGATTACGAGGTGAAGCCCTTCGACCCCACCTTCATGACCCGCGTCGCCCGGCTCGCCTCCTCCGTGGCGCGCCCTCGCACCTGA
- the rpe gene encoding ribulose-phosphate 3-epimerase: MSRRPVRISPSLLSCDFGRLAEEVRAIEAAGADWIHVDVMDGRFVPNITIGPVVVEAIKRVATKPLDVHLMIVEPERYVEAFVKAGADVLTVHVEASPHLHRTLQQIRNAGAKPAVVLNPGTPLSAIEEVLGDVDMVLLMSVNPGFGGQSFIESTVERVRRLRGMLDARGLKDVDIEVDGGINATTAKRVVEAGATVLVAGSYVFGSKDYAEAIRSLRP; encoded by the coding sequence ATGAGCCGCCGCCCCGTTCGCATCTCTCCTTCGCTTTTGTCCTGTGACTTCGGCCGCTTGGCCGAAGAGGTCCGCGCCATCGAAGCCGCCGGTGCGGATTGGATTCACGTGGATGTCATGGATGGCCGCTTTGTGCCGAACATCACGATTGGACCCGTGGTGGTGGAGGCCATCAAGCGGGTGGCGACGAAGCCGTTGGACGTGCACCTGATGATTGTGGAGCCGGAGCGCTACGTGGAGGCCTTCGTGAAGGCGGGGGCGGACGTGTTGACGGTGCACGTGGAGGCCAGTCCGCACCTGCACCGGACGCTTCAGCAGATTCGCAATGCGGGGGCGAAGCCGGCGGTGGTGTTGAACCCGGGCACGCCGCTGTCGGCCATCGAGGAGGTGCTGGGCGACGTGGACATGGTGCTGCTGATGAGCGTGAACCCGGGCTTCGGCGGGCAGAGCTTCATCGAGTCCACAGTGGAGAGGGTGCGCCGGCTGCGCGGGATGTTGGATGCGCGCGGGCTGAAGGACGTGGACATCGAGGTGGACGGCGGCATCAACGCCACCACGGCGAAGCGGGTGGTGGAGGCCGGGGCCACGGTGCTGGTGGCGGGCAGCTACGTCTTCGGCTCGAAGGACTACGCGGAGGCCATCCGCTCGCTGCGCCCGTGA
- a CDS encoding GAF and HD-GYP domain-containing protein, whose protein sequence is MLAQPAPQPELNRRLAKLTSILDVAKAMSAERDLDLLLPLILFEATKVVEADRCSLFILDRERSELWSKVAQGSKSEIRLPVGSGVAGQVAQTGAVINIPDAYADARFNRSFDVSSGYQTKTILCVPMRDAGGEVTGVIQALNKLDGASFNAEDEELLLALGAQAAGAIENALLHEDINRLFEGFVSASVVAIESRDPTTAGHSGRVADLTVALAQVLEHLSTGPYAHTRFSAGEIQELRYASLLHDFGKVGVREPVLVKAEKLYPHELEGLRARFQLARKDLQLQSYRRRLEAVKIRGQANLAEIEAEEEERLARESWQLDEVLEFILSCNRPTVLAQGNFERLHELGALRFLDAHDKAQPLLLPGEIQSLSIARGTLSPEERREIESHVEHTYRFLSQIPWTRTLRRVPEIAYAHHEKLDGTGYPRAEKDIPVQSRMMSICDIYDALTASDRPYKKAVPHTLALDILRRESDAGQLDPALYTVFIEADIPRKVLQGIK, encoded by the coding sequence GTGCTCGCTCAACCCGCCCCACAGCCCGAGCTGAACCGCCGCCTGGCGAAGCTCACGTCCATCCTGGATGTCGCGAAGGCGATGAGCGCCGAGCGCGACCTCGACCTGCTCCTGCCGCTCATCCTCTTCGAGGCCACCAAGGTGGTGGAGGCGGACCGCTGCTCGCTCTTCATCCTGGACCGCGAGCGCAGCGAGCTGTGGAGCAAGGTGGCCCAGGGCTCCAAGAGCGAAATCCGCCTCCCGGTGGGCAGCGGCGTCGCCGGACAGGTGGCCCAGACGGGCGCCGTCATCAACATCCCCGACGCCTACGCCGACGCCCGCTTCAACCGCTCGTTCGACGTCTCCAGCGGCTACCAGACGAAGACCATCCTCTGCGTCCCCATGCGTGACGCCGGCGGCGAGGTGACGGGCGTCATCCAGGCCCTCAACAAGCTGGACGGCGCCAGCTTCAACGCCGAGGACGAGGAGCTGCTGCTCGCCCTGGGCGCCCAGGCCGCGGGCGCCATCGAGAACGCCCTCCTCCACGAGGACATCAACCGCCTCTTCGAGGGCTTCGTCTCCGCCTCCGTCGTCGCCATTGAATCCAGAGACCCGACCACCGCCGGTCACTCCGGGCGCGTGGCCGACCTCACCGTGGCCCTGGCCCAGGTGCTCGAACACCTGTCCACCGGCCCCTACGCCCACACGCGCTTCTCCGCCGGGGAGATTCAGGAGCTGCGCTACGCCTCGCTGCTCCACGACTTCGGCAAGGTGGGCGTGCGCGAGCCCGTGCTCGTGAAGGCGGAGAAGCTCTACCCCCATGAGCTCGAAGGCCTGCGCGCCCGCTTCCAGCTCGCCCGGAAGGACTTGCAGCTGCAGAGCTACCGCCGCCGCCTGGAGGCGGTGAAGATTCGCGGCCAGGCGAACCTGGCGGAAATCGAGGCCGAGGAAGAGGAGCGGCTCGCCCGCGAGTCGTGGCAGTTGGACGAGGTGCTGGAGTTCATCCTCTCCTGCAACCGCCCCACCGTGCTCGCGCAGGGCAACTTCGAGCGGCTCCACGAGCTGGGCGCGCTGCGCTTCCTGGATGCCCACGACAAGGCCCAGCCGCTGCTGCTGCCGGGGGAAATCCAGTCGCTCTCCATCGCCCGCGGCACGCTCTCTCCCGAGGAGCGTCGCGAAATCGAGAGCCACGTCGAGCACACCTACCGCTTCCTGTCCCAGATTCCGTGGACGCGCACGCTGCGCCGGGTGCCAGAGATTGCCTACGCCCACCACGAGAAGCTGGATGGCACCGGCTACCCTCGCGCGGAGAAGGACATCCCCGTCCAATCCCGGATGATGTCCATCTGCGACATCTACGACGCGCTCACCGCCAGCGACCGGCCCTACAAGAAGGCCGTGCCACACACACTCGCGCTCGACATCCTCCGGCGCGAGTCCGACGCCGGGCAGTTGGACCCGGCGCTCTATACCGTCTTCATCGAGGCCGACATCCCCCGGAAGGTCCTCCAGGGAATCAAGTAG
- the pyk gene encoding pyruvate kinase, with translation MRRAKIVCTLGPASQSQEMLEALLENGMDVARLNFSHGSHEQHAENIAKLRAASLKVRKAVGILGDLQGPKIRTGRFVKGSTELKEGGTFHITTDETVPGTDEIVSTTYPFLAADVNPGDRILLDDGLLELKVLETDKQKLIRTQVIHGGTLKNNKGINLPGVAVRAEALTPKDREDLVFGIKAGVDYIALSFVRQPSDLDTARQAMAEVGRTVPIIAKLEKPEAIARLDAILDKTDGVMVARGDLGVEIPPEEVPAVQKDIIRRSNLRGLPVIVATQMLNSMIDNPRPTRAEASDVANAVFDGADAVMLSGETASGKFPIESVQMMERIILAAESSARTTQSLMRVLETPLGLPNHFPDVIARVACEAAKASNASLIAAFTLSGVTARLLSHYRPTVPIVAFSPNQEVRRRLSLLWGVVPRVLEPIQDTEAMVKRVEEELLARGLGRKGDRIVIVFGAPVGQPGKINSLRLHTIEG, from the coding sequence ATGCGAAGAGCGAAGATTGTCTGCACCCTCGGTCCCGCCAGCCAGAGCCAGGAGATGCTCGAAGCGCTCCTGGAGAACGGCATGGACGTGGCTCGCCTGAACTTCTCCCACGGCAGCCACGAGCAGCACGCGGAGAACATCGCGAAGCTGCGCGCCGCGTCGCTGAAGGTCCGCAAGGCGGTGGGCATCCTCGGTGACCTGCAAGGCCCGAAGATTCGCACCGGCCGTTTCGTGAAGGGCAGCACCGAGCTGAAGGAGGGCGGCACCTTCCACATCACCACGGACGAAACGGTTCCGGGCACGGACGAAATCGTGTCCACGACGTACCCGTTCCTGGCCGCGGACGTGAATCCGGGGGACCGCATCCTCCTGGATGACGGCCTGCTGGAGCTGAAGGTCCTGGAGACGGACAAGCAGAAGCTCATCCGCACGCAGGTCATCCACGGCGGCACGCTGAAGAACAACAAGGGCATCAACCTGCCCGGCGTGGCGGTGCGCGCGGAGGCGCTGACGCCGAAGGACCGCGAGGACCTGGTGTTCGGTATCAAGGCCGGCGTGGACTACATCGCGCTGTCCTTCGTGCGCCAGCCGTCCGACCTGGACACCGCGCGCCAGGCCATGGCGGAGGTGGGCCGCACGGTGCCCATCATCGCCAAGCTGGAGAAGCCGGAGGCCATTGCCCGGCTGGACGCCATCCTGGACAAGACGGACGGCGTCATGGTGGCGCGCGGCGACCTGGGCGTGGAGATTCCCCCCGAGGAAGTGCCGGCCGTCCAGAAGGACATCATCCGGCGCTCCAACCTGCGTGGCCTGCCCGTCATCGTGGCCACGCAGATGCTGAACTCCATGATTGACAACCCGCGCCCCACGCGCGCCGAGGCCAGCGACGTGGCCAACGCCGTGTTCGACGGCGCGGACGCGGTGATGCTGTCGGGCGAGACGGCCAGCGGCAAGTTCCCCATCGAGTCCGTGCAGATGATGGAGCGCATCATCCTGGCGGCCGAGTCCTCCGCGCGCACGACGCAGTCGCTGATGCGCGTGCTGGAGACGCCGCTGGGGCTGCCCAACCACTTCCCGGACGTCATCGCGCGCGTGGCCTGCGAGGCGGCCAAGGCGAGCAACGCCTCGCTCATCGCGGCCTTCACGCTGTCGGGTGTGACGGCGCGCCTGCTGTCGCACTACCGGCCCACGGTGCCGATTGTCGCCTTCAGCCCCAACCAGGAAGTGCGCCGCCGGCTGTCGCTGCTGTGGGGCGTGGTGCCGCGCGTGCTGGAGCCCATCCAGGACACCGAGGCCATGGTGAAGCGCGTGGAGGAAGAGCTCCTGGCGCGGGGCCTGGGCCGCAAGGGCGACCGCATCGTCATCGTGTTCGGCGCGCCGGTGGGGCAGCCGGGCAAAATCAACAGCCTGCGCCTGCACACCATCGAAGGCTGA
- a CDS encoding NFACT RNA binding domain-containing protein — translation MSLRPVELEQVVAEVAERLTGAVAQKAWCPLPRLAYVELRVPGRSILLCLCAEGDLARVSVADDRFPTPGEPAPFQRWLRQELTGFKLQGARFMESERVVAFDFEREDVRRRLLLEVGAPGGLLLLSDNGRVLMLSGEGFAQRRGLHPGAAWAPPEPPPPEAREKARSQPSRLAPQDSDALPYSQAAERLLGARDKASRSETIRRRLAQPYRARLKRASRTLEKVRAEAARGPDAEKHREVGELLAQNLYRLKRGATEAVLTAYTEEGAQEVRVTLDPKRTPKEEADWHFHQYRRLLRGVEQARHREAELAREVAHAQQALAQIERMEDAALLAQAEVLQLPSGGEGAQEGRPFKEYVGHGGARIWVGRGSEDNDALTFKVARPWHLWLHARGVPGSHVVLPLEKGQEVAQEVLLDAAHLALHHSGAKGEPRGEVSYVPAKFVRKVKGGAPGQVTFTREKTFVVRMEPERLERLLKSRHAEPPAP, via the coding sequence ATGTCGCTGCGTCCCGTGGAGCTGGAGCAGGTGGTGGCGGAGGTGGCGGAGCGCCTCACTGGCGCGGTGGCGCAGAAGGCTTGGTGTCCCCTTCCCAGGCTCGCCTACGTGGAACTTCGCGTCCCGGGCAGATCCATCCTGTTGTGCCTGTGCGCTGAGGGTGATTTGGCCCGGGTGTCCGTGGCGGATGATCGCTTCCCCACGCCGGGCGAGCCCGCCCCCTTCCAGCGGTGGCTGCGTCAGGAGCTGACAGGCTTCAAGCTCCAGGGCGCCCGCTTCATGGAATCCGAGCGCGTGGTGGCCTTCGACTTCGAGCGCGAGGACGTGCGCAGGCGCCTCCTCCTGGAGGTGGGCGCGCCCGGTGGTCTGCTGCTACTCAGCGACAACGGCCGCGTGCTGATGCTCTCCGGTGAGGGCTTCGCGCAGCGCCGGGGCCTGCATCCGGGCGCGGCGTGGGCGCCGCCGGAGCCGCCGCCGCCCGAGGCCCGCGAGAAGGCCCGGAGCCAACCCTCGCGGCTCGCTCCCCAGGACTCGGATGCGCTGCCGTATTCCCAGGCCGCGGAGCGCCTGCTCGGAGCGCGCGACAAGGCCAGCCGCTCGGAGACCATCCGCCGCCGGTTGGCGCAGCCGTACCGCGCGCGCCTCAAGCGCGCCTCCCGCACGTTGGAGAAGGTGCGCGCCGAGGCGGCCCGCGGCCCGGATGCGGAGAAGCACCGCGAAGTGGGCGAGCTGCTGGCGCAGAACCTCTACCGCCTCAAGCGGGGCGCCACCGAGGCGGTGCTCACCGCCTATACAGAGGAGGGCGCGCAGGAGGTCCGGGTGACGCTGGACCCGAAGCGCACCCCGAAGGAGGAGGCGGACTGGCACTTCCACCAGTACCGGCGGCTGCTGCGGGGCGTGGAGCAGGCGCGTCACCGCGAGGCGGAGCTGGCGCGCGAGGTGGCGCACGCGCAGCAGGCGCTCGCGCAGATTGAGCGGATGGAGGACGCCGCGCTGCTGGCGCAGGCGGAAGTGCTTCAGCTCCCCAGTGGGGGCGAGGGCGCGCAGGAGGGCCGGCCCTTCAAGGAGTACGTGGGCCATGGCGGGGCGCGCATCTGGGTGGGGCGCGGCTCGGAGGACAACGACGCGCTCACCTTCAAGGTGGCCAGGCCCTGGCATCTGTGGCTCCACGCGCGCGGTGTACCGGGCAGCCACGTGGTGCTGCCGCTGGAGAAGGGGCAGGAGGTGGCGCAGGAGGTGCTGCTGGACGCGGCGCACCTGGCGCTGCACCACTCCGGGGCCAAGGGCGAGCCGCGCGGTGAGGTGAGCTACGTGCCCGCGAAGTTCGTGCGCAAGGTGAAGGGCGGCGCGCCGGGGCAGGTGACCTTCACGCGAGAGAAGACCTTCGTGGTGCGCATGGAGCCCGAGCGCCTGGAGCGGCTCCTCAAGTCCCGGCACGCGGAGCCGCCCGCACCGTGA
- a CDS encoding glycoside hydrolase family 1 protein yields MSATEQTFPADFTFGVATAAYQVEGGIENDWAEWERAGKLKEPDARCGPAVDHWNRYEEDYALARAVGATAFRISLEWARIEPERGRFDEAALEAYRERLLKMKAHGLRPVVTLHHFTHPTWFHRETPWHQPASVDVFRRYAKRCAALLEGLDALVISFNEPMVLLLGGYLQGAIPPGLADGPTTMRAMENLVRSHVAAREELLSRLGRVELGISQNMLAFAPDRWWHPLDRALVRLGAQAYNHAFHEALATGKLRVTMPGVASTRVDIPGARDSVEFIGVNYYTRAHLRFVPRPPFIEFKYRDIHGRGLTDIGWEDWPEGFLQTLRDVKRYGKPVWITENGIDDRVGTRRPHYLHSHLAQVLAARAQGVDVRGYLYWSLLDNFEWLEGWGPRFGLYHVDFDTLRRSPTPACDYFRAVATERKLVPPDAVRASSA; encoded by the coding sequence ATGAGCGCCACCGAGCAGACCTTCCCCGCGGACTTCACCTTCGGCGTCGCGACCGCCGCGTACCAGGTGGAGGGCGGCATCGAGAACGACTGGGCCGAGTGGGAACGCGCCGGGAAGCTGAAGGAGCCGGACGCTCGCTGCGGCCCCGCGGTGGACCACTGGAACCGCTACGAGGAGGACTACGCCCTGGCCCGGGCGGTGGGCGCCACCGCGTTCCGCATCTCCCTGGAGTGGGCGCGCATCGAGCCGGAGCGCGGGCGCTTCGACGAGGCGGCGCTGGAGGCCTACCGGGAGCGACTCCTGAAGATGAAGGCCCATGGCCTGCGGCCGGTGGTGACGCTCCACCACTTCACGCACCCCACCTGGTTCCACCGGGAGACGCCGTGGCACCAGCCGGCCAGCGTGGACGTCTTCCGGCGGTACGCGAAGCGGTGCGCGGCGCTGCTGGAGGGGCTGGACGCGCTGGTCATCTCCTTCAACGAGCCCATGGTGCTGCTGTTGGGGGGCTATCTGCAGGGCGCCATTCCTCCGGGCCTCGCGGATGGCCCCACCACCATGCGGGCCATGGAGAACCTGGTGCGCTCGCACGTGGCCGCCCGGGAGGAGCTGTTGTCCCGGCTGGGCCGCGTGGAGCTGGGCATTTCCCAGAACATGCTCGCCTTCGCACCGGACCGCTGGTGGCACCCGCTGGACCGCGCGCTGGTGAGGCTCGGGGCCCAGGCCTACAACCATGCGTTCCACGAGGCGCTGGCCACCGGCAAGCTGCGCGTCACCATGCCGGGCGTGGCCTCCACGCGCGTGGACATCCCTGGCGCGCGGGACTCCGTGGAGTTCATCGGGGTGAACTACTACACCCGCGCGCACCTGCGCTTCGTGCCGCGCCCGCCCTTCATCGAGTTCAAGTACCGGGACATCCACGGCCGGGGCCTCACCGACATCGGATGGGAGGACTGGCCGGAGGGCTTCCTCCAGACGCTGCGCGACGTGAAGCGCTACGGGAAGCCGGTGTGGATTACGGAGAACGGCATCGACGACCGCGTCGGCACCCGCCGGCCCCACTACCTCCATTCCCACCTGGCCCAGGTGCTGGCGGCGCGCGCGCAGGGCGTGGACGTGCGCGGCTACCTCTATTGGAGCCTGCTCGACAACTTCGAGTGGCTGGAGGGCTGGGGCCCGCGCTTCGGCCTCTACCACGTCGACTTCGACACGCTCCGCCGCAGCCCCACGCCCGCGTGTGACTACTTCCGCGCCGTGGCCACCGAACGGAAGCTGGTGCCGCCAGACGCGGTCCGCGCCTCGAGCGCTTGA
- the dusB gene encoding tRNA dihydrouridine synthase DusB, with product MPQLGPYTLPNPYILAPMAGVSEMPFRVLAFRLGAALCPTELVSSQGLMRANQRTLKYLRYDAEVERPYSLQIYGGEPDAMARAAVVGREAGAQIIDINMGCPVKKVVKNGAGSGLLCDVPRAADIVRRIREATGLPVTCKIRSGWDARSLNYLQVAGALQEAGCAGLAIHPRTREQGYSGQADWSVIADLKRHFPELPIIGNGDVKTPADAARMLETTGCDFVMIGRAALGNPWIFRELLGGPPATPRERCELVLTHFRAHLDFMGDPLGAVRSFRKQLAWYAHGLYGAAAFRAEVNGLDVPSAVEDCVRRFFTAAQVDLAGPGGEQDVDYRAALG from the coding sequence ATGCCGCAGCTTGGTCCCTACACCCTGCCGAATCCGTACATCCTGGCCCCCATGGCCGGGGTGAGCGAGATGCCCTTCCGTGTGCTCGCCTTCCGTCTGGGCGCGGCGCTCTGTCCCACCGAGCTCGTCAGCTCGCAGGGGCTGATGCGCGCCAACCAGCGGACGTTGAAGTACCTGCGCTACGACGCCGAGGTGGAGCGGCCCTACTCGCTCCAAATCTACGGCGGCGAACCGGACGCCATGGCCCGGGCGGCGGTGGTGGGGCGCGAGGCGGGCGCGCAAATCATCGACATCAACATGGGCTGCCCGGTGAAGAAGGTGGTGAAGAACGGGGCGGGCAGCGGCCTGCTCTGTGACGTGCCCCGCGCGGCGGACATCGTCCGGCGCATCCGCGAGGCCACCGGCCTGCCCGTCACCTGCAAGATTCGCTCGGGCTGGGACGCCCGCAGCCTGAACTATCTTCAGGTGGCTGGCGCGCTCCAGGAGGCGGGCTGCGCGGGGCTGGCCATCCACCCCCGCACGCGCGAGCAGGGCTATTCGGGGCAGGCGGACTGGAGCGTCATCGCCGACCTCAAGCGCCACTTCCCGGAGCTGCCCATCATCGGCAACGGGGACGTGAAGACGCCCGCGGACGCGGCGCGCATGCTGGAGACCACCGGCTGCGACTTCGTGATGATTGGCCGCGCCGCGCTGGGCAACCCGTGGATCTTCCGCGAGCTGCTCGGGGGCCCGCCCGCCACGCCGCGCGAGCGCTGCGAGCTGGTGCTGACCCACTTCCGGGCGCACCTGGACTTCATGGGGGACCCGCTGGGCGCCGTGCGCTCCTTCCGCAAGCAGTTGGCGTGGTACGCCCACGGCCTGTACGGCGCCGCGGCCTTCCGTGCGGAGGTGAACGGCCTGGACGTGCCGTCAGCGGTGGAGGACTGCGTGCGCCGCTTCTTCACCGCGGCCCAGGTGGACCTCGCGGGCCCCGGTGGGGAGCAGGACGTGGACTACCGGGCGGCCCTGGGCTGA
- a CDS encoding M50 family metallopeptidase → MFRFRLGSIPVEVHPSHLLVSGMLAWSSVPAAQNGWPFRQVDGAPTLGHASAMVVYILSWMLIVFVSVLIHEMGHALASRLFGYRPSIALVWMGGHTLPTDAPGPLPWKRDLLITAAGPFFGLMLGVTSGLGYVLFEGRSPALDFFLLTFMIANFFWAFLNMLPVLPLDGGRITTTLATRMFGPRRGFVLAQGLALLVCVGAVVYGLRSGWLLLTLIFAMYGMQSFRVVAEALRNGQAQSVPLEGPLAEKLREARAALDAGRMDEARRLGASVLEANEGLTPRVASHAHHLLGWLALKEGQGRQALDHFSQVQGLPVEPHAVAASFSLVGDDARAVEWWKQAWQASSDRTVMHEYAGTLIRMGRESEALKLPGLDPEAAFSCAERVLFIRGAYSEAAAVGEAALKHAPSATLAYDAACAHARARNVPDAMRLLRRATELGFTDGAYAASDEDLAPLHGYPAFEEWLTELRQSAAS, encoded by the coding sequence ATGTTCCGCTTTCGTCTCGGGAGCATTCCCGTCGAAGTCCACCCCAGCCACCTGCTGGTGTCCGGCATGCTGGCCTGGAGCTCCGTCCCCGCGGCCCAGAACGGCTGGCCGTTCCGCCAGGTGGATGGAGCCCCCACCCTGGGCCACGCCAGCGCGATGGTGGTCTACATCCTGTCGTGGATGCTCATCGTCTTCGTGTCCGTGCTCATCCATGAGATGGGGCATGCGCTGGCCAGTCGCCTGTTCGGCTACCGGCCAAGCATCGCGCTCGTCTGGATGGGTGGCCACACGCTCCCCACCGACGCGCCAGGTCCCCTGCCGTGGAAGCGGGACTTACTCATCACCGCGGCCGGCCCCTTCTTCGGGCTGATGCTGGGGGTGACGAGCGGGCTGGGCTACGTCCTGTTCGAGGGCCGCTCGCCCGCGCTCGACTTCTTCCTGCTCACCTTCATGATCGCCAACTTCTTCTGGGCGTTCCTGAACATGCTGCCCGTGCTCCCGCTGGATGGGGGGCGCATCACCACCACGCTGGCCACGCGGATGTTCGGTCCGCGGCGCGGCTTCGTGCTGGCGCAGGGGCTGGCGCTGCTGGTGTGCGTGGGCGCCGTGGTGTACGGCCTGCGGTCGGGTTGGCTCCTGCTTACCCTCATCTTCGCCATGTACGGCATGCAGTCCTTCCGCGTGGTGGCGGAGGCGCTGCGCAACGGACAGGCGCAGAGCGTCCCACTGGAAGGGCCGCTGGCGGAGAAGCTGCGCGAGGCCCGGGCCGCGCTCGACGCGGGCCGCATGGACGAGGCGCGGCGGCTGGGCGCGTCCGTGCTGGAGGCCAACGAGGGCCTGACGCCAAGGGTGGCCAGCCATGCCCACCACCTGCTGGGCTGGCTCGCCCTGAAGGAGGGCCAGGGCCGACAGGCGCTGGACCACTTTTCGCAGGTACAGGGCCTGCCCGTGGAGCCACACGCGGTGGCGGCGTCCTTCTCCCTGGTGGGCGATGACGCCCGCGCGGTGGAGTGGTGGAAGCAGGCCTGGCAGGCCTCGTCGGACCGGACCGTGATGCACGAGTACGCCGGCACGCTCATCCGCATGGGCCGTGAGTCGGAGGCCCTGAAGCTTCCGGGCCTGGACCCGGAGGCGGCGTTCTCCTGCGCGGAGCGGGTGCTCTTCATCCGGGGCGCGTACTCGGAAGCCGCGGCCGTGGGCGAGGCGGCGCTGAAGCACGCGCCCAGCGCCACGCTGGCCTATGACGCGGCCTGCGCCCATGCCCGCGCGCGCAACGTGCCTGACGCGATGCGGTTGCTGCGCCGCGCCACGGAGCTGGGCTTCACCGATGGGGCCTATGCCGCCTCGGACGAGGACCTGGCTCCGCTCCATGGGTACCCCGCATTCGAGGAGTGGTTGACGGAGCTGCGGCAATCGGCCGCCTCCTGA